A genome region from Nocardiopsis exhalans includes the following:
- a CDS encoding ATP-binding cassette domain-containing protein yields the protein MFSESTTTADTHDTIQVRGARENNLDNVSVDIPKRRLSVFTGLSGSGKSSLVFGTIAAESQRLINETYTAFLQSFMPSVGRPDVDSLRNLSAAIIVDQERMGANSRSTVGTATDAHAMLRIVYSRAGTPRLEPSSAFSFNNSEGMCPECEGLGRTNQVDLDELYDRDLSLNEGAITVPGFAVDNWYWQLFANSGLLDADKKLRDYTDQEWQDFLHKPITKVKVGTSNLTYEGLVPKIKRTYLAKDREKMQSAIRAFVDRAVVFSACPECAGTRLNAAAREVKVNGRTITECASMQISDLAAFVREIDEAAVKPLVDTLGHTLDSLVEVGLGYLSLDRESGTLSGGEAQRVKMVRHLGSSLSDVTYVFDEPTVGLHPHDIERMNNLLLSLRDKGNTVLVVEHKPETIAIADHVVDLGPGAGPSGGTVTYTGDVAGLRASGTLTGDHLDHRARLRESVRTPTGTIPIRGANTHNLQDVSVDIPLGVLTVVTGVAGSGKSSLIHGALPGREGVVVVDQSAIRGSRRSNPATYTGLLDPIRTAFARANKVKSSLFSANSEGACPECKGAGVIYTDLAMMAGVASTCEQCEGRRFKAEVLEHKLHGKDISQVLAMSVVEARDFFTSGQARTILDRMYDVGLGYLGLGQPLTTLSGGERQRLKLAISMAKKGAVYVLDEPTTGLHLADVDRLLALLDRLVEDGNTVVVIEHHQAVMAHADHLIDLGPGAGHDGGHVVFEGTPAELVERGQTLTARHLRTYLGL from the coding sequence TTGTTTTCCGAATCCACCACCACGGCGGACACCCACGACACCATCCAGGTCCGCGGGGCCAGGGAGAACAACCTCGACAACGTCTCCGTCGACATCCCCAAGCGGAGGCTGAGCGTCTTCACTGGGCTGTCCGGCTCGGGTAAGTCCTCACTGGTCTTCGGCACGATCGCCGCCGAGTCCCAGCGGCTGATCAACGAGACCTACACCGCGTTCCTGCAGTCCTTCATGCCCAGCGTGGGCCGCCCCGACGTGGACTCGCTGCGCAACCTCAGCGCGGCGATCATCGTGGACCAGGAGCGCATGGGCGCCAACTCGCGCTCCACGGTCGGCACCGCCACCGACGCCCACGCCATGCTGCGCATCGTCTACAGCCGGGCGGGCACCCCGCGCCTGGAGCCCTCCAGCGCCTTCAGCTTCAACAACTCCGAGGGCATGTGCCCCGAGTGCGAGGGGCTGGGCCGCACCAACCAGGTCGACCTCGACGAGCTCTACGACCGTGACCTGTCCCTGAACGAGGGCGCCATCACCGTCCCCGGGTTCGCGGTGGACAACTGGTACTGGCAGCTCTTCGCGAACTCGGGCCTGCTGGACGCGGACAAGAAACTGCGCGACTACACCGACCAGGAGTGGCAGGACTTCCTGCACAAGCCGATCACCAAGGTCAAGGTCGGCACCAGCAACCTGACCTACGAGGGCCTGGTCCCCAAGATCAAGCGGACCTACCTGGCCAAGGACCGCGAGAAGATGCAGTCCGCCATCCGCGCCTTCGTGGACCGGGCCGTGGTCTTCTCGGCCTGCCCTGAATGCGCGGGCACCCGGCTCAACGCCGCCGCCCGGGAGGTCAAGGTCAACGGGCGCACCATCACCGAGTGCGCGTCCATGCAGATCAGCGACCTGGCCGCGTTCGTCCGCGAGATCGACGAGGCGGCCGTCAAACCGCTCGTGGACACCCTCGGCCACACCCTGGACTCGCTGGTGGAGGTGGGGCTGGGTTACCTCAGCCTGGACCGGGAGTCGGGCACGCTGTCCGGCGGTGAGGCCCAGCGGGTCAAGATGGTGCGCCACCTGGGCTCCAGCCTCAGCGACGTCACCTACGTCTTCGACGAACCCACCGTGGGCCTGCACCCGCACGACATCGAGCGGATGAACAACCTCCTGCTCAGCCTGCGCGACAAGGGCAACACCGTGCTGGTGGTCGAGCACAAACCCGAGACCATCGCCATCGCCGACCACGTCGTGGACCTGGGCCCGGGCGCCGGACCCTCCGGCGGCACCGTCACCTACACCGGCGACGTGGCCGGGCTGCGCGCCTCGGGCACCCTGACCGGCGACCACCTGGACCACCGGGCCCGACTGCGGGAGAGCGTACGCACCCCCACCGGAACCATCCCCATCCGCGGGGCCAACACCCACAACCTCCAGGACGTGTCCGTGGATATCCCCCTGGGCGTGCTCACCGTGGTCACCGGGGTGGCGGGTTCGGGCAAGAGCTCACTCATCCACGGGGCGCTGCCCGGCCGCGAGGGCGTGGTGGTCGTCGACCAGTCCGCCATCCGGGGTTCGCGCCGCTCCAACCCGGCCACCTACACCGGGCTGCTGGACCCGATCCGCACCGCCTTCGCCCGCGCCAACAAGGTGAAGTCCTCCCTGTTCAGCGCGAACTCCGAGGGGGCGTGTCCCGAGTGCAAGGGCGCCGGGGTGATCTACACCGACCTGGCCATGATGGCCGGGGTCGCCTCCACCTGCGAGCAGTGCGAGGGGCGCCGGTTCAAGGCCGAGGTGCTCGAACACAAGCTGCACGGAAAGGACATCAGCCAGGTCCTGGCCATGTCCGTGGTGGAGGCGCGTGACTTCTTCACCTCCGGCCAGGCCCGCACCATCCTGGACCGGATGTACGACGTCGGCCTGGGCTACCTGGGGCTGGGCCAGCCGCTGACCACCCTGTCCGGCGGTGAGCGCCAGCGCCTGAAGCTGGCCATCTCCATGGCCAAGAAGGGTGCGGTGTACGTGCTGGACGAGCCGACCACCGGCCTGCACCTGGCCGACGTGGACCGGCTGCTGGCGCTGCTGGACCGCCTGGTGGAGGACGGCAACACGGTGGTGGTGATCGAGCACCACCAGGCGGTCATGGCCCACGCCGACCACCTGATCGACCTCGGCCCGGGCGCCGGACACGACGGCGGCCACGTGGTCTTCGAGGGCACCCCGGCTGAACTGGTGGAGCGGGGACAGACCTTGACCGCCCGCCACCTGCGCACCTACCTGGGGCTTTAG
- a CDS encoding GNAT family N-acetyltransferase, producing the protein MLIREAEASDWAQIWPFMHRIVAAGDTFTYPADMDEKQAHDGWLLAAPDRTVVAVDDTGTVLGTAKMNRNHMGNASHIASASYMVDPAHSGQGVGRALCEYSLEWARDQGYRAMQFNAVVETNTRAVRLYESLGFGVVGTLQEGFRHPEHGYVGLHIMYRTL; encoded by the coding sequence ATGCTGATCAGAGAAGCCGAAGCCTCGGACTGGGCCCAGATCTGGCCCTTCATGCACCGGATCGTCGCGGCGGGGGACACCTTCACCTACCCGGCGGACATGGACGAGAAGCAGGCGCACGACGGGTGGCTGCTGGCCGCGCCCGATCGGACGGTGGTCGCGGTGGACGACACCGGGACGGTGCTGGGTACCGCCAAGATGAACCGCAACCACATGGGCAACGCCTCGCACATCGCCTCGGCCAGCTACATGGTCGATCCCGCCCACTCCGGGCAGGGCGTGGGTCGGGCCCTGTGCGAGTACTCACTGGAGTGGGCTCGCGATCAGGGCTACCGGGCCATGCAGTTCAACGCGGTGGTGGAGACCAACACCCGCGCGGTGCGGCTGTACGAGTCGTTGGGATTCGGGGTGGTGGGCACCCTCCAGGAGGGTTTCCGCCACCCCGAGCACGGATACGTGGGGCTGCACATCATGTACCGCACGCTTTGA
- a CDS encoding winged helix-turn-helix transcriptional regulator: MPETTPLQPTTQITAQHRELLDQVLDKWSLQVLDRLCESPSRFNELRRAIPVITQKSLTATLRRLERNGMVDRVIVNTRPLAVEYRISPLGKTLQDLIDALLRWTTVTMPEVERAREQFDEHT, translated from the coding sequence GATCACCGCGCAGCACCGCGAACTCCTCGACCAGGTGCTCGACAAGTGGTCGCTACAGGTCCTGGACCGCCTCTGCGAAAGCCCTTCGCGCTTCAACGAGCTGCGCCGCGCGATCCCGGTCATCACCCAGAAGTCGCTCACCGCGACCCTGCGGCGCCTGGAGCGCAACGGGATGGTCGACCGGGTCATCGTGAACACGCGCCCCCTGGCCGTGGAGTACCGCATCTCGCCGCTGGGCAAAACGCTCCAGGACCTCATCGACGCGCTCCTGCGCTGGACCACGGTCACCATGCCCGAGGTCGAGCGGGCCCGTGAGCAGTTCGACGAACACACCTGA